The proteins below come from a single Demetria terragena DSM 11295 genomic window:
- a CDS encoding helix-turn-helix domain-containing protein: protein MINRLHVLGIGPEGETLYRQVLRSPGLLLTTYANRLGWSDAEADRALEQLRRRRLVRANDLGEVRVDHPRAALERVVSAEEAQLATRRQDLARLRDAIDGYAADHRVGQQGAAADEPARERIDPASLATVHEQLAVSTDGPILVAHHADGLLPEDLPVVRRLLEEGREQRGVFLGDVAQDASDYVQAWADSGESQRLSPPFPSPFVCFGTQAALASTGWGKTTDEHVILRDPVAVRAFVELFERLWAAGSPVDRSDHGDDQLVELMRQGLKDEAIARLLGISLRTVRRRVARLMDDYSVGTRFQLALRIADRRSPGDT, encoded by the coding sequence GTGATCAACCGGCTGCACGTCCTTGGGATCGGACCAGAAGGAGAGACCCTCTACCGCCAGGTGCTGCGCTCCCCGGGTCTTCTCCTCACGACGTACGCCAATCGCTTGGGGTGGTCTGACGCTGAGGCCGACCGCGCTCTCGAACAACTCCGCCGGCGGCGGCTGGTGCGCGCAAACGACCTAGGCGAGGTCCGAGTCGATCACCCTCGCGCGGCGCTGGAGCGCGTCGTCAGCGCCGAGGAAGCTCAGCTCGCCACCCGCCGCCAGGACCTCGCCCGGCTCCGGGACGCCATCGACGGATATGCCGCAGACCATCGTGTCGGACAGCAGGGAGCCGCCGCGGATGAGCCAGCACGTGAGCGTATTGACCCCGCGTCCTTGGCCACCGTCCACGAGCAACTCGCGGTGAGCACCGACGGTCCGATCCTGGTCGCGCATCACGCCGACGGCTTGCTGCCGGAGGACCTGCCTGTTGTCCGCCGACTGCTTGAGGAAGGTCGCGAACAGCGCGGTGTCTTCCTCGGCGACGTTGCTCAGGATGCGTCTGATTACGTCCAGGCGTGGGCTGATTCCGGTGAGTCACAACGACTTTCACCCCCATTCCCGTCGCCGTTTGTGTGCTTTGGAACCCAGGCGGCGCTCGCCAGCACCGGCTGGGGCAAGACGACTGACGAGCACGTCATCCTGCGCGACCCCGTCGCCGTGCGCGCCTTCGTTGAACTGTTTGAACGACTTTGGGCTGCGGGCTCTCCCGTCGACCGGTCCGATCATGGCGATGATCAACTCGTGGAGCTCATGCGCCAAGGCCTCAAGGATGAGGCCATCGCCAGGCTGCTCGGCATCTCCCTACGCACGGTCCGGCGCCGCGTGGCGCGTTTGATGGACGACTACAGCGTCGGCACGCGTTTCCAACTCGCGCTCCGCATCGCCGATCGACGATCGCCTGGCGACACGTGA
- a CDS encoding GolD/DthD family dehydrogenase — translation MAEHIRTEESRVALVTGGANGIGAAVAEALCAAGIHVVVADRDNEAAQAQAARLPDARALSLDVVDAAQVHSAVGGLERLDIVVNSAGIALLDEAKSLSAETFRATLEVNLTGAFLVAQAAYPLLAQRGGRIVTLASQAAHVGLDQHAAYCASKAGVLGLTRALALEWGRDGITVNTVSPTVVLTELGRAAWDNPAGEAHREQIPTGRFAEPHEIAASVLYLCSPEAAMVNGADLRVDGGFTAV, via the coding sequence ATGGCTGAGCACATCCGAACCGAAGAGAGTCGGGTCGCGTTGGTGACCGGCGGCGCCAACGGCATCGGCGCCGCCGTGGCCGAGGCGCTCTGCGCCGCAGGCATTCACGTGGTCGTCGCCGACCGAGACAACGAGGCCGCCCAGGCCCAGGCTGCCCGCCTCCCCGACGCTCGAGCCCTCAGCCTCGACGTCGTCGACGCCGCGCAGGTGCATTCAGCCGTTGGTGGGCTGGAGCGTCTAGACATCGTCGTGAACAGCGCCGGAATCGCCCTCCTGGACGAGGCAAAATCGTTGTCCGCCGAGACATTTCGCGCCACGCTAGAAGTCAACCTGACGGGAGCGTTCCTCGTAGCCCAGGCGGCATATCCGCTGCTGGCGCAGCGCGGTGGACGCATCGTCACGCTCGCTTCGCAGGCGGCACACGTCGGACTCGATCAGCACGCCGCATACTGCGCTTCCAAGGCGGGCGTCCTCGGACTGACTCGCGCTCTGGCTCTGGAGTGGGGACGTGACGGAATCACGGTCAACACCGTCTCGCCGACGGTCGTGCTCACCGAGCTAGGCCGCGCCGCGTGGGACAACCCCGCTGGGGAGGCACACCGCGAGCAGATCCCGACCGGCCGCTTCGCCGAACCGCACGAGATCGCCGCCTCCGTGCTCTACCTGTGCTCACCGGAGGCAGCAATGGTCAACGGCGCCGACCTCCGCGTCGACGGAGGTTTCACAGCCGTCTGA
- a CDS encoding glycoside hydrolase family 32 protein yields the protein MSRNALPQIHIRPEQGWLNDPNGMVRHGGRWHVFFQHNPARPVHEHIAWGHTSSPDLVRWDNHPVAFFPTPVGPDRAGCWSGVYLPWLDRPAMAYSGVVDDTLTSTVCIREALDDSLDVWSDPYVAAETPPEVTQMRDPFCFEWRGRQFALLGARIGEATPAVLLYSCDDPRRWTYEGVWLNGDAPVARELTPADIWECPQLVEVDGQWTLLLSLQQDGRLSSVEYLIGTILDRDGLPQLAPTAHGPVDAGPDCYAPQLALDDDGPWLLGWILQDSQPNAPVTSVSGCMTLPRRLALVGDRLVSVTDPRIADYADTFPAVRRSATGGLPLPNCGRTSGQATSITLTGQGVIHEIPCPTGEFEVWSDGEVVEVYRRDDSPYTLRQPGTELWTLTASAEVTVVAVEPPSHVRPGAPRAVAVGGH from the coding sequence GTGTCGCGAAACGCCCTGCCGCAGATACATATTCGCCCCGAGCAGGGCTGGCTGAACGACCCGAACGGCATGGTCCGCCATGGCGGCCGGTGGCACGTGTTCTTTCAGCACAACCCGGCGAGGCCGGTGCACGAACACATTGCCTGGGGCCACACCAGTTCTCCCGACCTGGTCAGGTGGGACAACCATCCAGTGGCCTTCTTTCCCACGCCGGTGGGCCCCGACCGCGCCGGCTGCTGGAGCGGGGTCTATCTGCCCTGGTTAGACCGGCCAGCGATGGCCTACAGCGGAGTCGTCGACGACACTCTGACCAGCACGGTCTGCATCCGAGAGGCCCTCGATGACTCCCTCGATGTCTGGTCCGATCCGTACGTCGCCGCCGAGACACCGCCCGAGGTCACCCAGATGCGTGACCCGTTCTGTTTCGAGTGGCGTGGGCGTCAATTCGCGCTCCTTGGCGCCCGCATCGGTGAGGCGACACCGGCCGTGCTGCTCTACTCCTGTGACGACCCTCGCAGATGGACGTACGAAGGCGTGTGGCTCAATGGGGATGCCCCGGTTGCAAGGGAACTCACGCCTGCCGACATCTGGGAGTGCCCGCAACTCGTCGAGGTTGACGGCCAGTGGACGCTGCTGCTTTCGCTCCAGCAGGATGGTCGATTGTCATCGGTGGAGTATCTGATCGGCACCATCCTCGACCGTGATGGTCTACCCCAGTTGGCGCCCACAGCTCACGGCCCTGTGGACGCCGGACCGGACTGCTACGCACCGCAACTCGCGCTCGACGATGACGGTCCCTGGCTGCTCGGGTGGATCCTTCAGGACAGTCAGCCCAACGCACCCGTCACCTCGGTCAGCGGATGCATGACCCTTCCGCGCCGGCTTGCCCTGGTCGGTGATCGCCTGGTGAGCGTCACCGACCCGAGGATTGCCGACTATGCGGACACCTTCCCCGCAGTACGCCGTTCGGCCACGGGCGGACTGCCTCTGCCAAACTGCGGCCGAACCAGCGGCCAAGCCACTTCAATCACTCTCACCGGCCAGGGTGTCATCCATGAAATTCCGTGCCCCACAGGAGAATTCGAGGTTTGGAGCGATGGTGAAGTGGTCGAGGTCTATCGTCGCGACGACTCGCCATACACCCTCCGGCAACCGGGCACCGAACTGTGGACCCTGACCGCGTCCGCCGAGGTCACCGTCGTTGCGGTGGAGCCACCGAGTCACGTACGACCAGGGGCACCTCGAGCAGTCGCCGTCGGGGGCCACTGA
- the fbaA gene encoding class II fructose-bisphosphate aldolase, with product MPIATPDAYAEMLDRAKKDGFAYPAINVTSSQTLNAAIRGFAEAQSDGIIQVSTGGAEYWSGPTVKNMVTGSLAMAAFAEQVAKSYDVNIALHTDHCPKDKLDGFVRPLLDASAERVKNGGLPYFQSHMWDGSAVPLDENLQIAEELLAKAAAAKIILEIEVGVVGGEEDGVANEINDQLYTTPEDAIATVKALGAGENGRYLTALTFGNVHGVYKPGNVKLRPEILKAAQDAAASELGGEASARPFDLVFHGGSGSTAEEIAEAVSYGVIKMNVDTDTQYAYTRPVADWMLANYAGVLKVDGEVGNKKQYDPRAWGKAAEAGLTARVVEACQHLGSTGTKI from the coding sequence ATGCCGATCGCCACACCCGATGCCTACGCCGAGATGCTCGACCGCGCCAAGAAGGACGGATTCGCCTACCCGGCCATCAACGTCACGAGCAGCCAGACGCTGAATGCAGCCATCCGCGGGTTCGCCGAGGCGCAGAGCGACGGCATCATCCAGGTGTCGACAGGTGGCGCGGAATATTGGTCAGGCCCGACGGTCAAAAACATGGTGACCGGCTCGCTCGCGATGGCGGCTTTCGCCGAGCAGGTGGCCAAGTCCTACGACGTCAATATCGCGCTGCACACCGATCACTGCCCCAAGGACAAGTTGGACGGATTCGTCCGTCCGCTGTTGGACGCCTCGGCCGAGCGGGTCAAAAACGGTGGCTTGCCGTATTTCCAGTCGCACATGTGGGACGGGTCGGCCGTGCCGCTGGACGAGAACCTGCAGATCGCTGAGGAACTGCTTGCCAAGGCGGCTGCCGCAAAGATCATTCTTGAGATCGAAGTGGGTGTCGTGGGCGGCGAAGAAGACGGTGTCGCCAACGAGATCAACGACCAGCTCTACACCACTCCTGAAGACGCCATCGCGACCGTGAAGGCCCTCGGCGCGGGCGAGAACGGGCGTTATTTGACGGCCCTCACCTTCGGCAACGTGCACGGTGTCTACAAGCCGGGCAACGTCAAGCTCCGCCCAGAGATCCTCAAGGCCGCACAGGACGCCGCGGCCAGTGAATTGGGCGGGGAAGCCAGCGCGCGTCCCTTCGACCTGGTCTTCCACGGTGGCTCAGGCTCGACCGCAGAAGAGATCGCCGAAGCCGTGTCCTACGGCGTGATCAAGATGAACGTCGACACCGACACGCAGTATGCCTACACCCGGCCGGTCGCCGACTGGATGCTGGCCAACTACGCCGGGGTCCTCAAGGTCGACGGTGAGGTCGGCAATAAGAAGCAGTACGACCCCCGAGCCTGGGGTAAGGCCGCCGAGGCCGGCCTGACAGCTCGCGTGGTCGAGGCGTGTCAGCACCTAGGCTCCACGGGAACCAAGATCTGA
- a CDS encoding ribose-5-phosphate isomerase, with product MSSPLHLVVGSDDAGFDYKEIIKKDLEEDNRVAKVTDVGVRSDGHEAYPHVAVRAAQLVAAGSADRAILICGTGLGVAISANKVNGIRAVTAHDSFSVERSVLSNDAQILCMGQRVIGVELARRLASEWLSYTFDSEGRSADKVEAIKSYG from the coding sequence GTGAGCAGCCCGTTGCATCTTGTCGTCGGCAGCGACGACGCCGGATTCGACTACAAGGAGATCATCAAGAAGGACCTCGAGGAAGACAACCGAGTCGCCAAGGTGACTGACGTCGGCGTCCGGTCTGATGGGCACGAGGCTTATCCCCACGTAGCCGTACGCGCCGCTCAGTTGGTCGCCGCCGGCAGCGCCGATCGCGCCATCCTGATCTGCGGCACCGGCCTCGGTGTAGCCATCAGCGCAAACAAGGTCAACGGCATCCGGGCGGTGACGGCACACGACTCCTTCTCAGTCGAGCGGTCCGTGCTCTCCAACGACGCCCAGATTCTGTGCATGGGGCAACGGGTCATCGGGGTCGAGCTGGCGCGACGGCTCGCCAGCGAGTGGCTCAGCTACACCTTCGACAGCGAAGGTCGCTCGGCTGACAAGGTGGAGGCGATCAAGAGCTATGGCTGA
- a CDS encoding carbohydrate ABC transporter permease encodes MTTVTMTTLRPRLRSVPKAAFLLAALGLTLGPVLWTVLTSLRPPDQALSGNDFSLSNLSFDSYRAVFEQVDMWLLIINSALVTGLIAVGQMISAGLAGYVFARVPFRGSNALFGVLLATMMVPMQVTIVPVFMLIRGMNLSDTLLALILPALPTAFGTFLMRQHFMTLPDELGEAASIDGASPLRTFFSIYAPLAAPGLAIVGILAFNFHWNEFFRPLIMTISEENFTLPLGLVSLQGNKGTGSVATVLAGVVLSMIPALLVFAFGQRTLREGLTTGSSR; translated from the coding sequence ATGACCACAGTCACCATGACGACTCTTCGTCCCCGCCTGCGATCAGTGCCCAAGGCCGCCTTCTTGTTGGCCGCCCTTGGACTCACGCTCGGCCCCGTACTCTGGACGGTCCTGACGTCACTGCGGCCACCGGACCAGGCGCTCAGCGGCAATGATTTCAGCCTCAGCAATCTGTCCTTTGACTCATATCGCGCGGTCTTCGAGCAGGTCGATATGTGGCTGCTCATCATCAATAGCGCCCTGGTCACCGGCCTCATCGCCGTCGGGCAGATGATCTCAGCCGGGCTCGCTGGCTATGTCTTCGCGCGCGTGCCCTTCCGTGGCAGCAACGCCCTCTTCGGCGTGCTCCTTGCGACGATGATGGTCCCTATGCAGGTGACGATCGTGCCCGTCTTCATGCTGATCCGCGGGATGAACCTGTCAGATACGCTCCTGGCACTCATCCTTCCTGCATTGCCCACTGCGTTCGGAACCTTCCTCATGCGTCAGCACTTCATGACGTTGCCGGATGAACTGGGAGAGGCCGCGTCGATCGACGGCGCCTCGCCGCTTCGCACCTTCTTCTCGATCTACGCACCGCTTGCCGCGCCAGGATTGGCAATCGTCGGCATCCTCGCGTTCAACTTTCACTGGAACGAGTTCTTCAGGCCGCTGATCATGACGATCAGCGAGGAGAACTTCACCCTCCCGCTCGGGCTCGTCTCGTTGCAGGGAAACAAGGGCACCGGTTCGGTCGCGACGGTGCTTGCCGGAGTCGTGCTCTCGATGATCCCCGCCCTGCTGGTGTTCGCCTTCGGCCAACGCACGCTCCGCGAGGGCCTCACGACGGGCAGCAGTCGATGA
- a CDS encoding extracellular solute-binding protein: protein MSDFPRRAVLGGSGLAVATALTAGWPRLTGRDIPGRGKDELKVALLGSAQDAAARQKLVAAFSRLHPDIPVRVQAIQGADWSDFFAKILTLVAAGTPPDVVMVATEGTQLFASRLAEPLDRFVKRDDVEMKDFFDDVHPALIESFMYEGSLYQLPVDFNAANMYMNLNTLRSAGLERPAEDWTNEDFVRMLRGLRKSGKGGQVPFYWNNRLWGGVVPWLYANDTSFLTEEKAPGGDWLWSRYYADAKSGQERGGGYRWRGSNATDPKVTEVYEFLRRIVAEGLGSSPSQGGGNQLVGQFASGKIGFTPAGGYWVQGLHEAKMPGSAFDVQFFPRWRTQRHQFGAAGYAMMKTSQRKDQAWEWIKFCASREGLRLSIPTPNTTPVRRSMVNEALYRGTGPAHWKVFYDTLDKFPTTGPIPAPPQQAAVETALIKNTLGAVTGPAKGVEPALRRLDADLDRALRSTT from the coding sequence ATGTCCGATTTTCCCCGGCGTGCCGTCCTCGGCGGTAGCGGCCTTGCCGTAGCGACCGCTCTCACGGCAGGTTGGCCTCGGCTGACGGGTCGCGACATCCCCGGTCGCGGCAAGGATGAACTCAAGGTCGCACTTCTCGGCTCGGCACAGGATGCTGCCGCGCGGCAGAAACTCGTGGCGGCGTTCAGTCGACTTCACCCAGACATCCCCGTCCGAGTTCAGGCCATTCAGGGTGCTGACTGGAGCGACTTCTTCGCCAAGATTCTTACTCTCGTCGCAGCCGGGACGCCGCCCGACGTCGTCATGGTCGCGACCGAGGGAACCCAGTTGTTCGCCAGCCGCCTCGCGGAGCCCCTCGACCGGTTCGTGAAGCGCGACGACGTCGAGATGAAGGACTTCTTCGACGACGTCCATCCCGCGCTGATCGAGTCATTCATGTACGAAGGCAGCCTGTATCAACTGCCGGTCGACTTCAACGCAGCGAACATGTACATGAATCTCAACACCCTGCGCAGTGCAGGGCTCGAACGACCTGCAGAGGACTGGACCAACGAAGATTTCGTGCGAATGCTGCGCGGCCTGAGGAAGTCCGGGAAAGGCGGTCAGGTTCCGTTCTATTGGAACAACCGCCTCTGGGGCGGGGTTGTGCCGTGGCTCTATGCCAACGACACCTCCTTCCTCACGGAGGAGAAAGCTCCTGGCGGCGACTGGCTGTGGTCGCGTTACTACGCCGACGCTAAGTCCGGTCAGGAGCGCGGCGGCGGCTACCGCTGGCGAGGTTCTAATGCCACCGACCCAAAGGTGACCGAGGTCTATGAGTTCCTCCGGCGGATCGTCGCCGAGGGTCTCGGGTCCAGCCCTTCGCAAGGTGGCGGCAATCAGTTGGTGGGCCAATTCGCCTCGGGCAAAATCGGATTCACTCCTGCCGGCGGCTACTGGGTTCAAGGACTTCACGAGGCAAAGATGCCTGGGTCCGCCTTCGACGTGCAGTTCTTCCCTCGGTGGCGCACTCAGCGCCATCAATTTGGCGCGGCGGGTTACGCCATGATGAAAACCTCGCAGCGCAAGGACCAGGCGTGGGAGTGGATCAAGTTCTGCGCCTCCCGTGAAGGACTGCGCCTGTCGATCCCGACGCCGAACACCACGCCGGTGCGCCGGTCGATGGTCAACGAGGCCCTTTACCGCGGCACCGGACCGGCCCATTGGAAGGTCTTCTACGACACTCTCGACAAGTTCCCCACTACAGGCCCGATCCCCGCCCCACCTCAGCAGGCAGCCGTCGAGACCGCCCTCATCAAGAACACGTTGGGCGCCGTGACTGGTCCCGCCAAAGGCGTCGAGCCGGCGTTACGACGCCTAGATGCCGACCTTGACCGCGCCCTCAGGAGCACGACGTGA
- a CDS encoding carbohydrate ABC transporter permease gives MTTTTPPAQHDSLPTVRQGTEDSRSHRQKRWLQILFLAPTVIGLALFTVVPIVASLLLAFFRWDVIGDPEFVGLDNFASLGSDPTLRVAFTNTVLFVVIAVVLQLAVALALAVMVMSKMPNWLRSFLRSALFFPLVLSASSVSIVMAYLFNQDFGLVNKVLNGIGVESVPWLTSDWAAPIVVVLVYVWQNFGFSFLLFLGGLAAIPRDVYEAAAIDGATGWRRFRQITLPLLSPTTLVASVMAIIAALQIFDQPYVLTRGGPGDSTRTVVMVIYENAFQQLNFGRASALGIVLTLVIMAVTAVQFRLSRRFVFYS, from the coding sequence GTGACCACGACAACTCCTCCGGCCCAACACGATTCGCTCCCCACGGTCCGCCAGGGGACAGAAGACTCCCGCAGTCACCGCCAGAAGCGTTGGCTGCAAATACTCTTTCTAGCTCCAACCGTTATCGGTCTCGCCCTATTCACCGTCGTACCCATCGTGGCTTCACTGCTCCTCGCGTTCTTCCGATGGGACGTCATCGGTGATCCCGAGTTCGTCGGCCTCGACAACTTCGCCTCACTGGGCTCCGACCCCACCCTGCGCGTGGCGTTCACCAACACGGTGCTGTTCGTCGTCATCGCCGTCGTCCTCCAGCTCGCCGTCGCTCTCGCCCTCGCAGTCATGGTGATGAGCAAGATGCCCAACTGGTTGCGGTCGTTCCTGCGGTCGGCACTCTTCTTCCCACTCGTGCTGTCCGCGTCCTCGGTGTCGATTGTCATGGCCTACCTGTTCAACCAGGACTTCGGCCTGGTCAACAAGGTGCTCAACGGCATCGGCGTTGAATCGGTCCCGTGGCTGACCTCCGACTGGGCTGCCCCGATTGTCGTCGTCCTGGTCTATGTCTGGCAGAACTTCGGCTTCTCGTTTCTACTCTTCCTCGGCGGACTGGCGGCCATCCCCCGCGATGTCTATGAGGCTGCAGCCATTGACGGTGCGACGGGCTGGCGTCGGTTCCGGCAAATCACGCTCCCGCTGCTGTCACCCACCACTCTGGTGGCCTCTGTCATGGCGATCATTGCGGCACTGCAGATCTTTGACCAGCCGTACGTTCTGACCCGCGGTGGGCCCGGCGACTCGACGCGCACGGTGGTCATGGTCATCTACGAAAACGCCTTCCAACAACTGAACTTCGGCCGCGCATCGGCGCTGGGAATCGTCCTGACCCTGGTCATCATGGCGGTGACCGCAGTGCAGTTCCGACTCTCCCGTCGCTTCGTCTTCTACTCCTGA
- a CDS encoding LacI family DNA-binding transcriptional regulator translates to MARAEATAADVAARAGVSRTAVSFVLNGKASGNIAPATRDRILAVATELGYTPHPVARSLRTRRTQVLGVVTNAVASSPFAGRILSGATDRAHARGYLLTVFDSQNRPELEQQGAEELHRRRVDGLLYASMGLEEVESVPDVGLPIALANCYRPDDRSPAAIPDEVRAGRAAAEHLVSLGHRDIAMIVGSANLAGPLRLKGFRAALAKAGVKPVVQRVKADWTIDVGYAATRRIIDQHPQITAIFCVTDRIATGSLLAAAHQGLSVPEDLSIMGFDDQEQLAANLVPALTTMALPHQEMGQTAVDLLLDEIEGVEFSGPRRRLLEVPLVVRDSVAPPQRR, encoded by the coding sequence ATGGCGCGGGCGGAGGCCACAGCAGCGGACGTCGCTGCCCGCGCGGGGGTCTCGCGTACCGCCGTGTCCTTTGTGCTCAACGGCAAGGCGTCGGGCAACATCGCTCCTGCGACCCGCGACCGAATCCTCGCCGTGGCAACAGAATTGGGCTACACGCCGCACCCAGTGGCGCGGAGCCTACGGACCCGACGCACTCAGGTGCTCGGGGTGGTCACCAATGCCGTTGCCTCCAGCCCGTTCGCGGGCCGCATCCTCAGCGGCGCAACTGACCGGGCGCACGCGCGGGGTTATCTCCTGACAGTTTTCGATTCTCAGAATCGCCCGGAGTTGGAGCAGCAGGGTGCCGAAGAACTCCACCGGCGGCGAGTTGATGGTCTGCTCTACGCCTCCATGGGCTTGGAGGAAGTCGAGTCGGTGCCGGACGTCGGCCTCCCGATTGCCCTTGCCAATTGCTATCGACCCGACGACCGGTCGCCGGCTGCAATCCCAGACGAGGTTCGTGCCGGACGGGCGGCAGCCGAACACTTGGTCTCCCTCGGCCACCGGGACATCGCGATGATCGTAGGTTCGGCCAATCTGGCAGGTCCGTTGCGGCTCAAGGGTTTTCGTGCGGCGTTAGCGAAGGCCGGAGTGAAGCCCGTGGTCCAAAGAGTCAAGGCCGACTGGACTATTGACGTGGGCTACGCCGCGACCCGTCGAATCATTGACCAGCACCCTCAGATCACCGCGATCTTCTGCGTGACCGACCGCATCGCAACCGGATCCCTGCTCGCCGCCGCGCATCAGGGGCTGTCGGTTCCGGAGGACCTGTCCATCATGGGTTTTGACGACCAGGAGCAACTTGCGGCCAACCTGGTCCCGGCGCTGACAACGATGGCCTTGCCGCATCAGGAGATGGGCCAGACGGCAGTCGACCTCCTGCTCGACGAGATCGAGGGCGTGGAGTTCAGTGGCCCCCGACGGCGACTGCTCGAGGTGCCCCTGGTCGTACGTGACTCGGTGGCTCCACCGCAACGACGGTGA
- a CDS encoding DUF3151 family protein produces the protein MGIMDNLLGIPPTELPIDPAAARLAEGHDPRQVAAGLPESSLAWATLAEDAHEDGLTIEAYAFARTGYHRGLDALRKSGWRGQGPVPWEHEPNRGFLRALAVLSKAAGDIGETAEQRRCADFLRDSSATGARELGL, from the coding sequence ATGGGCATCATGGACAACCTTTTGGGCATCCCGCCTACCGAACTTCCGATCGATCCCGCCGCCGCACGCCTTGCGGAGGGGCACGACCCGAGGCAGGTCGCGGCCGGCCTGCCCGAGTCCTCGCTCGCGTGGGCAACCCTCGCTGAAGACGCCCACGAGGACGGCCTGACGATTGAGGCGTACGCCTTCGCTCGCACCGGCTACCACCGCGGCTTGGACGCGCTGCGTAAATCTGGGTGGCGTGGGCAGGGGCCAGTGCCTTGGGAGCATGAGCCCAACCGCGGATTCCTTCGCGCGCTTGCGGTGCTCTCGAAGGCGGCAGGCGACATCGGCGAGACCGCTGAACAGCGTCGCTGCGCCGACTTTTTGAGGGACTCCTCTGCCACCGGAGCGCGCGAACTCGGACTGTGA